TGTGTGGTAGGAGACAGACAGGCGTTCAGCAGGAACTGTGCAACACTCGCAACGACTGACCGCCACCTAGCAACAGCCAAACCCATGGCGACGAACCAGGACTCGAACACGTTCTTCGGAACGTGGGAGGTAAGTCTTTGGGGGTTCGAGTTCGGAGCTCCTTTACCACCCATGCCGTCACCCCTCCTCGGCTGTCACATCTAACCATCTCTTCCGTTCCAGATTGTAGAGTCGTTTCTGGACGGGACAACCGAAACGTTGGGCCTGAATGGGTAAGCGCTCCTGTTCTGTATTAGCCCCAGCCAGTTGGCTAGCTGGGTGTGTTTATGTGGAagctccttctctctctctatctctctctctctctccgtttcgCAGGGTCAAGTTCCGGCTGGATGAGATGGGCGATATTATCTGGTACAATGACCTGGTGAGTCCAGCGAGCAACCGcgggaccggccaccggcacccggcaccggcggtcggTGCCCAGGCCCAGGGACACTGTCCGGTCAGCAACTCGACCGCGGTCCTGTTCAGCTGCGAAACGTTCGAAGTGGTGCAGCTGGCGTCGAACGGGCCGTGCCTGATCTTCGGCGCGTACACCGGCCACAGCATCGAGTTCCGGACCAATAGCTACAACCCGCGCGAGCGGATGTCGCTCCGGTGCGACGGATGGTGCCAGCTGCACTGCCGGCGCGTCAAGAACGACCAGTCCGTCGGCCAGGAGGAACCGTTCACGCTCCTGTCCGTGCTGGACGACGGCAATTTCTGTGATGTGACCCTCACGAGCAGCGACAGTGTGACCGTACGTACCACGCGCCCCGCAGCGGCTCCGCTTTGACAGCTGACCGCTGTCACTGAGGTGTTACTGATTCCGGTTTGTTTACAGTGCCACGTCCACTCGCCGATACTGCGCTTGAACGGGTTCGACTGTAGCAGCGGCATGACGACGACTTCGCCGTGCTCGCAGCAGCCGTTCCCTGCCGCCCCGCACGCCCGTTCGGAGGAGGATCCGACGGTGACCGGCTACAGCTGGCTGTCCGCTGCGCGGTGCAGTACACCGCGCGTCATTGTGCCGGGTGACGGCTCGTTGCCGGGGCCCGGACGCTGGACACAGTCCAGTACCACTGACaccctcgccgccgccaccgccaccgccgtcgtcagTCCTTCCGCACTCAATCCAAACTTCCTGCTACCGCCCGACGTCACGCTGGACTCGGTGAATGGTAGTTTGGCGAAGCAGGTGTCGAACTCGTCCCACTCTCTCACCGAGAGTGGCACCGCCGTCCGGGCGGAGGGTTTGAGCTTGGAGGGTTTGTTCTCGCTCGACCGGCCGAAGCGGGCCGCCTCCTGCTCGGACTCACACCTGAACGCCAACCGGCAGAACGTTTTCTACTTTCCGGACGCGGTGACACTCCGGTCGGGGGGCGTCACGAAGATCAGGACGACGCCGGCATCCCCATTCAAGGCGCCGCACAGCCCGTCACCGTTTCCGGCCGCGCTGGACACACCACCGTCCTCGCCACTGACGCCCCTGTCGGTGCTGCAGAACATCCCGGCCGACCTGCTGTCCACCGTGCTGCACTGGCTGTACTGCGAGTGCCTGCCGGATCGGCTGGACGAGGACGCCTGCCGCCAGCTCATCGACCTCTGTGACCGTACCGCGCCACTCGCCCGGATGGGTGAACCGTGCCGGAACTACCTGCGCAACATCCAGCTGAAGAAGTGTAagtatggtggtggtggctacCGGCGAGGATACTGATCCCGTGGTGTCTTTTCCACCCAACAGTCGTCATCGACATCATCAACGATTTGCACGACAGTCTCAACCATCTGGTGCAGCTGATGAACCCGGGCAGCATCTCGCGCAGCCCGTGCGTCCTGTGCCAGGTGTTCAAGGAGGGCGTCAAAGAGACGCTGACTGCGATCGTGAAGTTACTGCAGTTTTGCAACATCTTCACCAAGGACGCGACCAGCTTCACGCGCTATCAGCGCCACGAGATCATCAAGTACGTGCGCACCCGGATGCCGGTCTACCTGTCGCAGGTTCACCAGCTGCTGCAAAACGTCAACCTGGTGCTCGGGAGCCTCACGCCGGACGACCGGAACGACCTGGTGTCGTACCTGGTGCCGGAGATAACGGCCGCCCTCGAGCTGCTGACGGCCGCGGTGACCGAGGTGAAACTCTCTCTCGAGAAGGTGTGCAAGGATCTAAAgggcacacagcagcagcagcagcagcagcagcagcagcagcagcagcagctggagtATGCTATACAACCGGGTCGACtggcaccgggccgggtcagCCCAGCTCGAgggtcggccgaccggctggGGACCCGGGTGCGGGCGCACTGgaccacggcggcggcagcgacggcgacggggacggccgccgccacggacgcggccggccagtcggcgGACCTCCGCTTCTTTCTCTACATGTACGAAGTTAAGAAGATGCGCGACATTTACGGGCGTGTCACGAGTGCCCTGGAGATGCTGCTGCGCAAGAAGAGCACCTTCAACGAGATGCACCTTTTGCACCAGCACCAAACGGTGCGCCACAACCTGGAGCAGCTGGTCGTGGAGGTGCCGGCAGCGATCGGTCAACTGGAGGAGCTGTGCGACACGATCGACGAGAAGATCGGCTGGAAGGAGTTCAAGTTTTGCTTCAAGTTTCTCACCAGTCAAGTGGTAGGTTGCGGGCCCATCTAATGTGTGCCGTGCCCTGGTGCCCGGTTCTGCTCTAATCCCCGATCCACCCTCCTTGATCCTCCCGACAGAATGGCATTGTCTCGAAGCTGCTGGAACACAAGGCTGCTCTGAATGACGCGATGCTCTATGTAAGTTGTGTAGTCacatggcggtggcggtaaaGGGGTCACtatcatctctctctctctatctctctcacacacagaTATCCACGCTGGTGCAGAAGAAGCAGTTCACCTACGCCCTGATGGAGCTCGGGCTGCTGGACAAACGCAGCGTCGATCCAGGGCAGGTGCAGGAGTGCACCCAAAAGCGAAGTGCGGTCCGATCGAGCGCTCAACGCCGGTTCGAGTACTCCAGCGTCAAGGTCAATCTGGTCAAGAGCCTGTGTGAACCGCCAACAGCGGCCCACAGCACCCTAGCGAAGAACGCGCTCAGACTGCTGCATTCGGGGCAGCTCACCGATATGGAGTTCGAGGTGGTGGTCCCAAAGGCGGACCACGAGCCCGAGAACGTGGTCACCACCGGTAGCTTTGACTACGGTCCGGACGGCCCGAACGGACCGGTACCGATGGTGTGGGCTACGAACAGCGCGCTGAAGGTGGGCACCTCGAAGGGCACCCAATCGCACTGCTTCAAGGCGCACCGTGTGATAGTGGCGGCCCGGTGCGAGTGGTTCAAGAAGGCCCTCCTCTCCGGCATGCAGGAGGACATCAATCGGTAAggccacattttttttgccacatcaCTGCTCTTGCCCATTCTCCTGCTGACCGTCCGTCCTGCTGACCTTGTTTCGCCGCAGCAAAATCGTCATCTACGACACCTCGGTTGTGATATTCCGACGTTTACTCCTCTACCTGTATGGCGCCCCGGTGGACAAGTCCGTCGGCGTGGAGCAGCTCTGcgagctgatgctgctggccgaccgATACTCGGTGGACAGCCTGAAGGCGATCTGCGAGGAAACGCTCGTCGCGTCCATTGACGCCGAGTCCGTCATCTATCTGTACGGCATCTCCGAGCGCTTCAATGCGTCCGCGCTTCAGGCCAGCTGCCTGTCCTTCCTGTCGCAGCACACGGAGCTTACGCAGCTGGACATTTTCCAGCAGCTGCCAGCGAATCTGCAGGTGTGTATGAAGGAGGTATCAATCTTTGGGACCAAGCGCACCGCGCCTGACCGAACTGATGTTGGTTTCGCTGTACAGAACGAGGTCCAGGACCTGATCCGGTGGTGTGGCCGCGTACCGGAACCGTGGTACGACTGTGCCGAACGCTCGCGCTCTGACCCGCGCTCTCGCCACAGCCTTCGGAGCCCATCGAAGACCTCCAGATCGTCCCACTCGCGGAAACATTCTCCCTCGTTCATGTGACCCTGAGCCGAAACCAGGCGCACCCCCCGGTATCGCAATGGAGCAGCAGAACCGTCGGACATGGAGTAGCGCCTTCCCGCGCCCTAGGCGTAATGGTCGGTGCGGGAGTCTAGCGTAGTGTGCCCTGATGGCAAAAGTAGTGCGAGACAAAACTGACAACAAATGTAAGAGGAGGCAATTGTTataaattcaaacatttagACGTCGGGTGCAGACGATAATGCCGGGGACGGGTGACGGGTTGACGGACCCGCAATGCCTGTATTTTGCCTGTCCGGTCCAAgcaatgaaagtgaaacatgTGCTATGCACACACCGCAGCAAGAGAATGGGTGCAGGGCGAAAGAAGCCAGTGGGAGTTGAATAAAGATCAAACGGTCGGCCGGTGAGGGGTTGATGTTGACACGTGACACATCGGTTGCTGTTACAGTAAAAATAAGCAGCCTTATCCGCTCTATTGTGTATCGCATCCTCTTACGCTCCGATAGCTCCAGGGCCGTTAGGGCCGAGCACGGGATCTGGAGGAAAGAAAAGGTGTTTTGGTGGAGTCCACCTTATAGCACCGTACTTTGCTGTTCGGTGGCTTAGCTTTGGTCCGATTCCGGTCGTTCGGGATGTTGTCGCTTGATGGCGTAGCAAAATCAAgctcacagcagcagcgtaaGCTTAAAGCTTTCGGCTGTCCTTCCGATGAAAGCCACAGAGAGCGCTGCGGTCACTGCCAAACTTATTCACGCATAGgatttcgctctttctctgcGCTGATCTGTCTCTGTAaccttctctttctcactcactttctctctgtaattctctctccctctctctccctctctctctctttctctctcagtgtagtttatttttctcccATGCCTAAAAGAGTATAGTTTTTCCTGACTATTCCAActcctggagctggagctggtaGGACGCAggctgtttaataagttttgcgcttcaaaaagaaaaacgcagTTTTATTGTATTATTCAGCATAGGCTCCCTGCAACATCAATACACCTGTTTCAActgagattccaatttatgaattcccTCTGATCCCTCTTCAGCGAGAAcctggaagggctgcaaaatacgtttccacagCCGGTGCGAGCTCATCATTTGCTGAAAAACCGGGTTCAGGATCATGGTAACCATGGTAactgttcattcatcattaccttgttttgacatcaggtaaatgagttcaggtcgaaaaaaaaaattaaatcagttTGCAACCAATCTTTAAAAtggttagaccatgtcaacttttgtgcctaaAAATGACGCCttgcggggattattattgttattattctTATTACTGAAAACGCCAATTCTGATCGCTActaacaacaaatgatcaattatAACCTCTGATCACTCAtcaaaaaacgacaaaaatacaatttctagtattccgaatggaggcgcctggtggggcaTAATGGCCAAAACtacctggcgtctccatgtcCCCTCGTGCAAcactgtttcaggatactatcaaatcacttgaatgggagctgctatccctcCCGCTCCAgattcaccagacttggttctttccgaatatcatgctttttcatcgatgggacacgtattggctgaaCAGCACTTCGGTTtttacgaggaagtcgaaatgggATGACTAAtaagtttacttaaaaagtcgaagaattctttcatCTGTGAATCCACGATTTACCAGAGAGACAGAAGAAATGTATAactagcgatggcacatactttgaatagaatagaaattttcatttcaatattatAAACATTTGGTTTTTTCTGAAAACAGTTTCAATCTCAAGTTCCCGAAACAACACCTTCAATCGCTAcacgattgattgattttttctaGTGTAAACAAATATACGTCATCACACGTCGATAACGGatggtttgtaaacaaagaatgaattgacagattgaaaaGGAAACTCCAACACAACAAACTAAATTCTAAAGACTAGTAGCAGGGTTCTCTCTGTTGTTGGAGCGCAAAACCTTTTGACCAACCTAGCGGAACGGTACGATGTGTTTGTGCTGGGATTGCCGACTCTCGCGTGCTCTCAAAGGAAAACCTCGATTTCCAACTTCCACCGGTGGAAAACTCGCTCGCATTCTcttactctctcgctctcttcttTTCCAGCTGGCAGAGAAAGAGCGCAAGAGGCTGGAGCAGGCCAAAGGAGGTCGGGAAAGCAAACGGTAATTATAGCATCGGGGCACCACCGCTTTCCCGAGCATACACCACCACACGCGTACGGACGGGCACAAATGTCCCGACCGCGTCGTGGTGCTCGGGTGGCAGTCCGCTTTCAGTCAGCCGGTCGTGCGGTTCAGTTGTCCGGGTTGTGGCGAACACACACCAAGCGGACTGGCGTCACctctagcagcagcagcaacagcaacagcaacagcagttgTAGTTTACCCACAGTGCAGTGCAGAGAGGTAGTGTCCCGAGAGTAGAGCGGTGCGGAGACCATCGGAACCGAGCGAAACTCTTGGACCGTCGACGACTTAAGTTTACATAAtccccgatggtggtggtactggTGCTGGAGTGGCCCTTTCGTTGCCCCGCGTACTactccggtcggtggtgaggcgacgcaacaacagcagcagcagcagcagcagcagcagcagcaacggcagtagcagtagtagaGTAGTACGTAGAGTGCTCCTTGCTCGGTATTGTggcgtttcgggttttcctcACCTTAACCGTTCCGACCAAAGATTGGGTTCCGGGTGGTTGACCGACCGATTGATGGGACCTTTGATCCGGGGCGCGCCTGCGGTACCAAGGAAGTGCAGGagttttttgctgctctctctctctctctctctctctctgtctctctctctgtcgctctttctctctgcatGTCAATAATAGATCGATATgatcggcggcggcttccCAAGACGCGAGTGTGGCCGCGTGTCCCTGGCCGCACGGTGGGTTGGGTTCCCGGGTCTCTGCACAGGTCCGACACAGGTTCCCGACGTTGCCTAGGGGTTCTCTGTGGACAGATGTGCAAAAGGTCCCGCGGCGTCGTGTGCTCGTGATGCAATCAGGATCAGGTGTTGCTGCCGAAGGACTACTATCGATACCGACCTGGGCCTGTGTGGCCTGGGCTTCCAAGTGGTGGGGGTGCGAGAGTGTGCGGGTACATCCAGTGCGGTAAGATTGTCTTCTGCGCCCCCTCAAGTTCAAGGCGTTAACTTGCATGCCTTGTGTGACGTCTGTGGGTGTACTAGAGGGCCGCAAAGGTGGATCCACCTCCTCAGAAGGAGGCTATCTGCAACCAGCCACCCTATCAACTACCCCACACCGGGGGAAGGATACGATAAGAAGAAGTTAGATTAGAAGGCATCGTCGTACACGGAATAACAAAGAACCTCACCGGAAAGTGCGGACGGAAGATGGAAGGTGTTGTGCACACGATTAGAGAGATAGAcccgaacgagagagagagagagagagagagagagagagagcgcgagagagacaTCGAAAGAAAGCTAGAAACAAAACCAAGGCACAGAAATGTGACAGGAAAAGGCAGCTGTCGTCGAGTGGTGTCGGTGCGAGGCCTTCCCTCTCGGTGGGCCACAACTGCCGACNNNNNNNNNNNNNNNNNNNNNNNNNNNNNNNNNNNNNNNNNNNNNNNNNNNNNNNNNNNNNNNNNNNNNNNNNNNNNNNNNNNNNNNNNNNNNNNNNNNNNNNNNNNNNNNNNNNNNNNNNNNNNNNNNNNNNNNNNNNNNNNNNNNNNNNNNNNNNNNNNNNNNNNNNNNNNNNNNNNNNNNNNNNNNNNNNNNNNNNNNNNNNNNNNNNNNNNNNNNNNNNNNNNNNNNNNNNNNNNNNNNNNNNNNNNNNNNNNNNNNNNNNNNNNNNNNNNNNNNNNNNNNNNNNNNNNNNNNNNNNNNNNNNNNNNNNNNNNNNNNNNNNNNNNNNNNNNNNNNNNNNNNNNNNNNNNNNNNNNNNNNNNNNNNNNNNNNNNNNNNNNNNNNNNNNNNNNNNNNNGGGATTGTTCGATGATAATTTTCGTGTTCCTAGCGAAACAGCGTCGTGTCCTtcttcattgttgttgttatttccGTTGTTGTAATAGGGCGCGGTCAAACCCTATTTACCAGTCCTTATACATACTATATGTATATGCACCAATGGATCGGCTACATCTATTTGTTTAGATAGACATATAATAGATACATTGATGCGGTTGGTCCGGG
Above is a genomic segment from Anopheles bellator chromosome X, idAnoBellAS_SP24_06.2, whole genome shotgun sequence containing:
- the LOC131213602 gene encoding uncharacterized protein LOC131213602; translation: MATNQDSNTFFGTWEIVESFLDGTTETLGLNGVKFRLDEMGDIIWYNDLVSPASNRGTGHRHPAPAVGAQAQGHCPVSNSTAVLFSCETFEVVQLASNGPCLIFGAYTGHSIEFRTNSYNPRERMSLRCDGWCQLHCRRVKNDQSVGQEEPFTLLSVLDDGNFCDVTLTSSDSVTCHVHSPILRLNGFDCSSGMTTTSPCSQQPFPAAPHARSEEDPTVTGYSWLSAARCSTPRVIVPGDGSLPGPGRWTQSSTTDTLAAATATAVVSPSALNPNFLLPPDVTLDSVNGSLAKQVSNSSHSLTESGTAVRAEGLSLEGLFSLDRPKRAASCSDSHLNANRQNVFYFPDAVTLRSGGVTKIRTTPASPFKAPHSPSPFPAALDTPPSSPLTPLSVLQNIPADLLSTVLHWLYCECLPDRLDEDACRQLIDLCDRTAPLARMGEPCRNYLRNIQLKKFVIDIINDLHDSLNHLVQLMNPGSISRSPCVLCQVFKEGVKETLTAIVKLLQFCNIFTKDATSFTRYQRHEIIKYVRTRMPVYLSQVHQLLQNVNLVLGSLTPDDRNDLVSYLVPEITAALELLTAAVTEVKLSLEKVCKDLKGTQQQQQQQQQQQQQQLEYAIQPGRLAPGRVSPARGSADRLGTRVRAHWTTAAAATATGTAAATDAAGQSADLRFFLYMYEVKKMRDIYGRVTSALEMLLRKKSTFNEMHLLHQHQTVRHNLEQLVVEVPAAIGQLEELCDTIDEKIGWKEFKFCFKFLTSQVNGIVSKLLEHKAALNDAMLYISTLVQKKQFTYALMELGLLDKRSVDPGQVQECTQKRSAVRSSAQRRFEYSSVKVNLVKSLCEPPTAAHSTLAKNALRLLHSGQLTDMEFEVVVPKADHEPENVVTTGSFDYGPDGPNGPVPMVWATNSALKVGTSKGTQSHCFKAHRVIVAARCEWFKKALLSGMQEDINRKIVIYDTSVVIFRRLLLYLYGAPVDKSVGVEQLCELMLLADRYSVDSLKAICEETLVASIDAESVIYLYGISERFNASALQASCLSFLSQHTELTQLDIFQQLPANLQNEVQDLIRWCGRVPEPWYDCAERSRSDPRSRHSLRSPSKTSRSSHSRKHSPSFM